In Lemur catta isolate mLemCat1 chromosome 1, mLemCat1.pri, whole genome shotgun sequence, one DNA window encodes the following:
- the FAM219B gene encoding protein FAM219B isoform X1 has translation MATVEPDGRSLRAPARGPRPGGATDRAPGTAGPPSGQSGSRALRPGERTPAAVEKRGPYMVTRAPSIQAKLQKHRDLAKAVLRRKGMLGSSPNRPDSSGKRSVKFNKGYTALSQSPDENLVSLDSDSDGELESRYSSGYSSAEQVNQDVSRQLLQDGYHLDEIPDDEDLDLIPPKPMASSTCSCCWCCLGDSSSCTLQ, from the exons ATGGCGACAGTGGAGCCCGACGGGCGTTCGCTGCGGGCTCCTGCCCGGGGACCCCGACCCGGCGGGGCCACGGACCGAGCTCCAGGAACTGCGGGCCCACCCTCCGGACAGAGTGGTAGCAGAGCTCTCCGGCCAGGGGAGCGCACCCCCGCCGCCGTGGAGAAGCGGGGGCCCTACATGGTGACTCGCGCACCCTCCATTCAGGCCAAGCTGC AGAAGCACCGGGACCTGGCCAAGGCCGTTCTGCGGAGAAAGGGCATGCTGGGGTCCTCGCCGAACCGCCCCGACTCTTCAGGGAAAAG GTCAGTGAAATTTAACAAGGGGTATACTGCTCTTAGCCAGAGTCCAGATGAAAACCTGGTGTCCCTCGACTCTGACAG TGATGGGGAGCTGGAATCCAGATACTCCTCGGGGTATTCCTCTGCAGAG CAGGTGAACCAGGATGTGAGCCGGCAGCTGCTCCAGGATGGGTATCACCTGGATGAGATTCCAGATGATGAGGACTTAGACCTCATTCCGCCTAAGCCTATGGCCTCTTCAACATGCTCCTGCTGCTGGTGCTGTCTTGGGGACTCTTCTTCCTGTACCCTCCAGTAG
- the FAM219B gene encoding protein FAM219B isoform X2 translates to MATVEPDGRSLRAPARGPRPGGATDRAPGTAGPPSGQSGSRALRPGERTPAAVEKRGPYMVTRAPSIQAKLQKHRDLAKAVLRRKGMLGSSPNRPDSSGKRSVKFNKGYTALSQSPDENLVSLDSDSDGELESRYSSGYSSAEASPEHVSARGRAAGSITATATCLFGACWVHSTVPDFWSVLRSSTLPSSPSQSR, encoded by the exons ATGGCGACAGTGGAGCCCGACGGGCGTTCGCTGCGGGCTCCTGCCCGGGGACCCCGACCCGGCGGGGCCACGGACCGAGCTCCAGGAACTGCGGGCCCACCCTCCGGACAGAGTGGTAGCAGAGCTCTCCGGCCAGGGGAGCGCACCCCCGCCGCCGTGGAGAAGCGGGGGCCCTACATGGTGACTCGCGCACCCTCCATTCAGGCCAAGCTGC AGAAGCACCGGGACCTGGCCAAGGCCGTTCTGCGGAGAAAGGGCATGCTGGGGTCCTCGCCGAACCGCCCCGACTCTTCAGGGAAAAG GTCAGTGAAATTTAACAAGGGGTATACTGCTCTTAGCCAGAGTCCAGATGAAAACCTGGTGTCCCTCGACTCTGACAG TGATGGGGAGCTGGAATCCAGATACTCCTCGGGGTATTCCTCTGCAGAGGCAAGTCCAGAGCACGTTTCTGCGCGGGGCCGGGCTGCAGGCAGCATCACCGCCACTGCCACATGCTTGTTTGGTGCCTGCTGGGTGCACAGCACTGTGCCAGACTTCTGGTCTGTTCTTCGATCTTCCActctgccctcttcccccagccAGAG CAGGTGA
- the FAM219B gene encoding protein FAM219B isoform X3, translated as MATVEPDGRSLRAPARGPRPGGATDRAPGTAGPPSGQSGSRALRPGERTPAAVEKRGPYMVTRAPSIQAKLQKHRDLAKAVLRRKGMLGSSPNRPDSSGKRSVKFNKGYTALSQSPDENLVSLDSDSDGELESRYSSGYSSAEASPEHVSARGRAAGSITATATCLFGACWVHSTVPDFCR; from the exons ATGGCGACAGTGGAGCCCGACGGGCGTTCGCTGCGGGCTCCTGCCCGGGGACCCCGACCCGGCGGGGCCACGGACCGAGCTCCAGGAACTGCGGGCCCACCCTCCGGACAGAGTGGTAGCAGAGCTCTCCGGCCAGGGGAGCGCACCCCCGCCGCCGTGGAGAAGCGGGGGCCCTACATGGTGACTCGCGCACCCTCCATTCAGGCCAAGCTGC AGAAGCACCGGGACCTGGCCAAGGCCGTTCTGCGGAGAAAGGGCATGCTGGGGTCCTCGCCGAACCGCCCCGACTCTTCAGGGAAAAG GTCAGTGAAATTTAACAAGGGGTATACTGCTCTTAGCCAGAGTCCAGATGAAAACCTGGTGTCCCTCGACTCTGACAG TGATGGGGAGCTGGAATCCAGATACTCCTCGGGGTATTCCTCTGCAGAGGCAAGTCCAGAGCACGTTTCTGCGCGGGGCCGGGCTGCAGGCAGCATCACCGCCACTGCCACATGCTTGTTTGGTGCCTGCTGGGTGCACAGCACTGTGCCAGACTTCTG CAGGTGA